The nucleotide window AATTCCGGCCGGAGGAGTGGGGGTTGAAGCGCCGCGACGAGGACACGGAGTTCATGTTTCTCAACCTGGGACCGCAGCATCCCGGAACCCACGGCGTCCTGCGCATCGTGCTCCAGCTTGACGGCGAAGAGATCATCAATGCCGTTCCCGACATCGGCTTTCATCATCGGGGAGCGGAAAAGATGGGGGAGCGGCAGTCGTGGCACACCTTCATCCCTTACACTGATCGGGTGGACTACCTCGGCGGGGTCATGAATAATCTGGCGTATGTCCTGGCCGTGGAGCGGCTGGCAGGGATCGAAGTACCCGATCGGGTGAAGGTGATCCGGATCATGATGGCGGAGCTATTCCGGATTGCGAGCCACCTGGTCTGGTATGGCACCTTCGCCCAGGATGTGGGCGCGCTTTCGCCGGTGTTCTACATGTTCAACGATCGGGAGCGCATCTTCGACATCGTCGAGGCGATCACCGGCGGTCGGATGCATCCGAGCTGGTTCCGCATCGGAGGGGTGGCGCAAGACCTTCCGAAGGGCTGGGACCGACTGGTGCGGGAGTTCGTCGAATACATGCCGCGGCGGCTGACCGAATATGACAGTCTCGTGATGGAGAACCGGATCTTCAAGGCCCGCACCCAGGGCGTGGGCAGCTATACCCCGGACGAGGCCATTGACTGGGGCGTCACCGGTCCTAATCTGCGGGCCTGTGGATTCGAGTGGGATTTTCGCAAGAGGCGACCCTATTCCGGTTATGACCAGTTCGAGTTCGCGATTCCGACTGCGAAACGCGGCGACTGCTACGGCCGAGCGACCGTCAGGGTCGAGGAGATCCGACAAAGCCTGCGTATCGTCGAGCAATGCCTGAATGCCATGCCTCCTGGCCCGTACAAGTCGGCGCATCCCCTCGCGACCCCGCCCCGTAAAGAGCGCACGATGTACGATATCGAAACGCTCATCGCGCACTTCCTCAGCGTCAGTTGGGGGCCGGTCATCCCGCCGGGTGAGGCGTTCGTCGGTATCGAGGCGACCAAGGGCAACAACGGCTACTACCTGGTCAGCGATGGCGGCACGATTGCCTACCGGGTACGTATCCGGACGCCGTCGTTTCCGCACCTGCAGATGATCCCGCTGATCAGTCGCGGGATGATGATTCCTGATCTGCTGGCGATCCTGGGCAGCCTCGATTACGTGCTGGCGGATGTGGACCGATGAGGCATGCGTGGCCCGGCGATTGAGGAGAGGGCATGATGCTTCCCAAGGAGATTGAGCAGACGATCGAGGCCGCGACACGGCGCTACCCGCAGAGGCGGGGCGCGTGCATCGAGGCGTTGCAGATCGTACAACGACATCACAGTTGGGTCTCGGATGATGATCTCAAGGAGCTGGCTCGGCTGCTGCAGATGACGACGGACGAGCTTGATGGCGTCGCAACATTCTATAACCTGATCTTTCGAAAGCCCGTGGGGACGCACGTGATCCTGCTCTGCAACAGTATCTCCTGCTGGATCATGGGATATGAGCGTCTCCGCGAACAGGTAACGGCCCGGCTTGGAATCGCATTCGGGGAGACGAGCGCCGATGGCCGGTTCACGCTGCTTCCGAATGTCTGTCTTGGCGCCTGTGATCATGCGCCTGCGATGATGGTCGATGAGGACCTCTATGGCGACGTGAGCCCAGCAACGCTGGACCCGATCCTTCACCAGTACGGCTGCGCGGGCACGCCGGGAAAGGGAGATGGGGAACGAACGACCGCTGACCATGAACATCAGGCCCGGTGAGCCGCCTCCTGACCTGAAGGGGTACGAACGGGCAGGGGGGTATACGGCGGTCCGCAAGGCCCTTCGTGATATGACACCCAAAGGCGTGACCGCGCTGGTAAAGGACTCCAACTTGCGCGGGCGCGGCGGGGCCGGCTTCCCCACCGGTCTGAAGTGGAGCTTTGTGCCGATGGGTGAGGAGGCGCCTCGACCCAAGTACTTTATCGCCAATGCCGATGAGATGGAGCCGGGAACCTTCAAGGATCGCCTCCTCCTCGAAGGTAATCCGCATCAACTCATCGAGGGCATGATCGTCGGCTCATACGCCATCGAGGCTGAGGTGGCCTACATCTTTCTGCGGTGGGAGTATCGGGAGGCGGAGCGGCTCCTGACCAAAGCCATCGCTGAGGCCTACGCGGGCGGCTATCTTGGCAGGAACATCCTCGGGTCCGACTATCATCTGGAACTCCATGTGCACATCAGCGCCGGCCGCTATATGTGCGGTGAGGAGACGGGCCTGCTCAATGCCCTCGAAGGCAAGCGGGCCACGCCGCGATACAAGCCTCCTCATCCGGTGATCTCCGGCCTGTGGGGCAAGCCTACCGTTGTGAACAATGTCGAGACACTTTGCAATATCCCTCACATCGTCAACAATGGGGTCGAGTGGTTCAAAGGCTTGAGTGATACACGCGACAGCGGGACCAAGCTCTATGGCGTCAGTGGCAGGGTCAGGCGGCCGGGCGTGTGGGAGTTGCCGATGGGTACGACGATCGGGGCGCTCCTTGAAGAGCATGCGGGGGGTATGCGCGACGGATTCAGATTTCATGGTCTGCTGCCCGGCGGCGCCTCAACCGATTTCCTTACCGAAGCACACCTCAATGTCAAGATGGATTTTGAGTCGGTCTCGAAAGCCGGGAGCCGGATGGGCACCGGTACGATGATCATTCTGGACGATCGGACCTGTCCGGTCGGCTTTGTAGGGAATCTGGAGGCTTTCTTTGCGCAGGAATCGTGCGGGTGGTGCACGCCCTGCCGTGAGGGACTGCCGTGGACGGCCAAGATCCTTCAGGCGCTCGAAGAGGGGAGTGGACAGGCAGGCGATCTGGAGCGGCTGGCTCTCCACACCAAGTTCCTTGGTCCGGGGTTGACATTCTGCCCGCTTGCTCCCGGCGCTATGGAGCCGCTCGGGAGCGCCCTGAAATACTTCCGCGAAGACTTCGAACGGCATATCCGCGAGAGGCGTTGCCCGTGGAGATAGCCGATGGCCGTGATCTACATCGACAAGCTGCCGTACGAGGTTGATGCCGGCGATAATCTTCTGCACGCCTGCCTGTCGCTGGGCTTCGACCTTCCGTACTTCTGCTGGCACCCGGCATTGAACTCAGTGGGCGCCTGTCGCCAATGCGCCATTAAGCAGTTCGAGGATGAGGAGGACACGAAGGGCAGGATCGTCATGGCCTGCATGACGCCGGCCGTCGACGGAACACATATCTCGATCGACGATCCGGAGGCGGCAGCATTCCGGGCCGGCGTGATCGAGTGGTTGATGGAGAACCACCCGCACGATTGTCCCGTCTGCGATGAAGGAGGCGAGTGCCACCTGCAGGATATGACGGTGATGACGGGTCATATCTATCGCCGCTGTCGGTTCAAGAAGCGAACACACCGGAATCAGTACCTCGGCCCCTTTCTCAATCATGAAATGAATCGATGTATCCAGTGTTACCGGTGCGTTCGCTTCTATCGGGATTATGCGGGAGGCCGGGACCTCGACGTCTTTGCCGCGCGCAATTACGTCTACTTCGGCCGTCATGAGGACGGGGTGCTGGAAAACGAGTTCAGCGGCAATCTGGTGGAGATCTGCCCCACAGGGGTCTTCACCGATAAGACCCTGAAGCGTCATTACACCCGCAAATGGGATCTTCAGACGGCTCCCTCCATCTGCGTCCACTGCGGGCTGGGCTGTAACACAATCCCGGGCGAGCGCTACGGTACGCTGCGACGCATTCGCAACCGTTACAACGGCGAGGTCAACGGCTATTTCCTGTGCGACCGCGGGCGCTACGGCTACGAGTGCGTAAACAGTGAGCGCCGGATCCGCCGCCCGATGCTCCGCACCGGGCGCGGTGAGGAGAAGCAGCCTATCTCCAAGGACAGCATCCTTCCGCATCTGGTCCGGCTTCTTTCAGATCGGTCGAGGGTGATCGGGATCGGATCGCCTCGGGCCTCGATCGAAGCGAACTTTGCATTGCGTACCCTCGTCGGTCCGGACCAGTTTTCTGTCGGCATCTGCGAACGGGACGTGCGCCTGCTGTCCGCGATCGTCGCGATTCTGCAAGACGGGCCGGCGCGATCGCCGTCGCTCCGGGACATTGAGCTATCCGATGCCGTGTTCGTGCTGGGTGAGGACGTGACCAACACGGCGCCGCGACTGGCGCTGGCCCTTCGCCAATCGGTGCGGCAAGCGCCGATGAAGATCGCCGACGCGTTGCGCATCCCCGTGTGGCACGATGCTGCCGTCCGGACAGCGATCCAGCACGCGAACGGGCCGCTGTTCCTCGCCGCCACAAGCAGCACGGGACTGGACGACGTGACGACGGAGAGCTATCGGGCAGCCCCTGACGATCTGGCCCGGCTCGGGTTCGCGGTCGCTCACGAGGTGAGCGACGACGCTCCACCAGTGCCTGATCTGCCGGCAGAACTGCGACCTGTGGCCAGGCGTATTGCGCAGGCGTTAGCGAGCGCCGCACGTCCGCTTGTGATCTCCGGGATCGGTTGTGGGAGCGAGCCCGTGATCCAGGCTGCCGCCAACGTGGCCTGGGCCCTGTGCGGGAAAGGCCGGCCCGCCGGCTTGTGCTTCACGATGCCGGAGTGCAACAGCCTTGGTCTTGCGCTCATGGGCGGCGACAGTCTCGGTCGGGCCTTCGAAATGGCGCAGCAGGGACGGGCGGATACGGTCATCGTTCTGGAGAACGATCTTTACCGGCGGGCCGATGCTGTCGCTGTGGACGCGTTCCTGGACACGGTCCGCAACATTATTGTGATCGATCACCTGGACCACGCGACTGTCTCAAAAGCCGACGTCACGCTCCCGGCCGCGACGTTTGCCGAGACGAGCGGCACACTGCTCAGCAGTGAAGGACGCGCTCAACGCTTTTATAGCGTCATGACGCCGGATGGGGAGATTCAGGAAAGCTGGAAATGGGTTCGCGATCTGTTGACAGCCGCTGGCCGCGCGGACGGCCCCGTCTGGCGGACCCTGGACGAGATTGTTGCTGCGTGCGCGCATACCGTGCCGGCGTTCAAGCGGCTCCGGGAGGCGGCGCCGTCGGCTGACTTTCGCATGGCGGGTCAGAAGATTCCGCGCGAGCCGGCCCGGTACAGCGGCCGTACGGCCATGCACGCCCAAGTGAGCGTTCACGAGCCGAAGGCGTCCGACGATCCCGACTCGCCTTTCGCCTTTTCGATGGAAGGGTACCCGGGTGAACCGCCGTCCCCGCTCATCCCGTTCTTCTGGGCGCCAGGCTGGAACTCCGTTCAGTCGGTCAACAAGTTCCAGAGCGAGGTGGGTGGCCCATTACACGGTGGAGATCCCGGCGTACGGCTGCTTGAGCCGGCCGGGAATGGAACAGCGCGCTACTTCAGCGACCCTCCTCGAGCCTTCGAGCGCAGGAGCGATGCGTGGCTGGTGGCGCCGTTCTTTCACATCTTCGGGACCGAGGAGCTGAGCATGCTGGCCCCTGCCGTGGCGGAACGCGCGCCCCGGCCCTATCTGGCGCTGAATCCTACCGATGCCGTAGCGCTCGATGCCGGTCCTGGTGAGGAGGTGAACCTGGTCCTGGGCGAGGTTGGTTACCGCCTGCCGGTGATCCTCAATGCGTCGCTGCCTGTTGGGTTAGCCGGACTCCCTGTCGGCGTGCCCGGCTTGATCGGGATCGACCTGCCTGCGTGGGGTAGGATAGTGAAAGCCGAGTCGGCATGAATGAACTGATGCGATCGGGCGCGAATATCGTCGCTGTGCTCATCGGGGCGCTCACCACGGCTGCGTTCCTGATCTGGCTCGAGCGGCGCCTGCTGGCGCTCTGGCAGGATCGGTACGGTCCGAACCGTGTCGGGCCCTTCGGCCTGCTGCAGGTGCCGGCCGACGCGATCAAACTGTTCGCCAAGGAGGACTGGGTTCCCCCATTCGCCGAGAAGGCGGTCTTCATTCTCGCGCCGGCTGTGATCATGGTCGCCGTGCTGCTGTCGTTCGCGGTCGTGCCTATCGCGCCGGGCATCGGCGTGACGGATCTGAACATCGGGCTGCTGTTCTTCCTGGCGATGTCGTCGCTCGGAGTCTACAGCATCGTTCTGGCGGGCTGGGCGTCCAATAACAAGTATGCCCTCCTGGGAGGGCTGCGCGCGTCAGCGCAGATGCTGAGCTATGAGGTCTTCATGGGGCTTTCGGTGATGGGGGTGGTTATGCTGGCCGGAACGTTTGATCTGCGCAGCATCGTGGACGCCCAGAAAGATCTGTGGTTCTGTATTCCGCAGGCGCTTGGCCTGTTCGTCTTCGTTGTGGCGGGCATCGCTGAGACGCGCCGTCTGCCGTTCGATCTGCCCGAGGCGGAAAGCGAGCTCGTCGCGGGCTTTCACACAGAGTACTCCGGCATGAAGTTCGGGATGTTCTTTGTGGGTGAGTATCTCGGGATGACCCTGATATCAACCATGATCGTGACACTCTTCTTTGGCGGGTGGCTGGGCCCCTGGCTGCCGCCGCTCGTCTGGTTCCTGCTGAAGACCTTCGTCTTCGTCTGTTTCTTCATCCTGCTTCGGGCCGCGCTTCCGAGGCCGCGCTACGACCAGCTCATGGCGTTCGCATGGAAGGTCATGCTGCCGCTTGCGTTGCTGAACCTGATCGTCACGGGCGGCATTGTGCTGGCGCTGAGTTCGAGGACATGACAATGGGTGGTGCGCGATGCTCAGCCTTGTGAAAACTCTGTGGCGCGTCTGTGTGCACGCCCTTCGACGGCGGGTTACGGTCCAGTACCCGGAGCAGAAACCCTACCTGCCGCCCAGGTGGAGAGGGCGAATCGTTCTCACCCGTGACCCGGACGGCGGCGAGCGCTGCGTGGCCTGTTACCTCTGCGCCGCGGCATGCCCGCCGGACTGCATCTCGCTTCAGGCCACGGAGGACGAGCACGGCAGACGATACCCGCAGTTTTTCCGCATCAACTTCTCGCGCTGCATCTTTTGCGGGTTTTGCGAAGAGGCGTGTCCCACCTACGCGATCCAACTCACCCCCGACATTGAGATGGGCGAATACAATCGACGCAACCTGGTCTACGAGAAGGCAGACCTGTTGATCAGCGGCCCCGGCAAGTATCCCGAGTACAACTTCTACCGGGTTGCCGGAGTGGCCATCGGTGGGAAAGGCAAGGGCGAGAATGAGAATGAGGAGACGCCGGTCGATGTTCGAAGTCTCATGCCGTAATGGGAATCTCGCGCCGGCGTAACGTCGATGGACGTGGCGTTCTATATCGCGGCGAGTGTAGCCATCGGCTCCACCGTCATGGTGGTCACAGCCTTGAGAGCGGTGCACGCCTTGCTCTATCTGATCGTCTCGCTGCTCTCCGTGGCAGTGATCTTCTTTATGCTTGGCGCTCCATTTATCGCGGCCCTGGAGGCGATCGTATACGCCGGGGCCATCATGGTCCTGTTCGTCTTCGCGATCATGCTCCTCAACCTCGGTTCGGCAGAGGCGGCGCAGGAGCGGCAGTGGTTGAACCCCCGGATGTGGGCGGGTCCGTCGATCCTGTGTGTCGTGCTGCTGGGGGAACTGATCTACATCCTGTCCCGCGGTGAGAGCCATGGATCCAGCGCGACCGTCGTCGGTCCAAAACAGGTGAGCGTCGTCCTGTTGGGACCGTACCTGATCGGCGTCGAGCTGGCCTCGATGCTGCTGCTGGCGGGTCTGATCGGCGCCTACCACCTTGGCCGGCCTAGCCAGAGGGAGCGCGGATAATCTCATGGTCTCGATCCCTGTAGAACACGGATTGCTGCTGGCCGGGATCCTCTTTGGAGTGGGGCTGATCGGTCTGCTTGTCCGCCGCAATATCATCTTCATCCTGATGTCGATCGAAATTATGCTGAACGCAGCCGGCCTCGCCTTTGTCGTGGCCGGCGCGCGGTGGGGACAGGCCGACGGACAGGTCATGTTCATCTTCATCCTGACGATGGCGGCTGCGGAGGTCTCGGTTGGGCTGGCGCTGGTTCTGCAGATGTATTCCCGCCTCAAGACGCTTGACGTAGACGCCGCCAGCGGTATGCGGGGATGAGATGCTCCAATCGCTCTGGCTGATTCCAGCGTTGCCGTACGGCGGTTTCCTTGTGCTGGCCGTGGCAGGAGGTCGGCTCTCGCGAAGGCGTGCGGCTGTGGTTGGGGTTGGGTCGGTGGGCCTCTCGGCGCTGGTGGCGTTCCTGGTAGCGATCCGGTTTCTTCTGTTGCCTCCTCCCGGCGGGGCCTTTGCCCAGTCGCTCTGGATCTGGATGGACGTCGGCGGGTTCGCGTCCCGGATCGGGCTTTACCTCGATCCGCTGTCACTGGTCATGACGCTGGTGATCACCTTCGTCAGTGTTCTCATTCACCTCTACTCCTCAGAGTTCATGATCGACGACGAAGGATACAGCCGCTTCTTCGCCTACATGAATCTGTTCGTGGGCTCGATGCTGACGCTGGTGCTGGCCGACAACCTGCTGCTCCTGTACCTCGGCTGGGAAGGGGTCGGCCTGTGCAGCTATCTCCTTATCGGGTTCTGGTATACGGACCCGGCCAACGGGCGGGCCGCCCAGAAGGCCTTCATTGTCACACGGATCGGCGACAGCGCGATGGCGATCGGCCTGTTCCTCCTCTTCTGGCATCTGGGCACCCTGGACCTTCAGGAGATGATGGTCCGGGCCTCCCGGCAGTGGCCCGTCGGATCGGGCCTGGCCACCGCCGCGGCGGCTCTACTCCTGGCAGGCGCGCTCGGCAAGTCGGCCCAGCTTCCATTGCAGACCTGGCTGCCCGATGCCATGGCAGGCCCGACGCCGGTGAGCGCGCTCATCCACGCGGCGACGATGGTAACCGCCGGGGTCTATCTGATCGCGCGGGTTCATCCGCTCTACACCCTGACGCCTCACGTTCAGTTCGCGGTCGCCGTCATCGGCGCGCTGACACTGCTGGTGGCGGGCTGCAGCGCGCTGGTCCAGCGGGACATCAAGCGCGTCCTGGCCTACTCGACGATCAGTCAGATCGGGTACATGTTCCTGGCGCTTGGGGTGGGAGCTTGGTCTGCCGCCATGTTCCACTTCGTGACCCATGCCTTCTTCAAGGCGCTGCTCTTCCTGGCGGCCGGCGCCGTGATTCAGAGCCTGCATCACGAACATGACATCTTCAGGATGGGAGGCTTGCGGAAAGAGCTTCCCCTGACCTTTTGGACCTTTCTTATCGGCAGCGCCTCGCTGGCGGGGTTCCCCCTCGTCACGGCGGGCTTCTACAGCAAAGATTGGATCTTGTGGGAGAGCTGGTCCTCCAGCATCGGCAGCCACTGGTTGTGGGCGGCGGGATGGCTTGGCGCCTTACTCACCTCGCTCTACATCTTTCGGGTAGTCTTTGTCGTATTTTTCGGCGCGCCCGTCTCACGAGCGAGCGTCAAGCCCGGCCTCAGGATCACCATCCCCCTGGTCATCCTGGCCATCCTGTCGGCAGGAGCAGGTTTCCTGGAGGTGCCGCATTCGCTAGGCGGCGTATCCCTTTTCTCAAGTTTCATTGAGTCCGCCTTGCCGCGGATGGGGACCCCGCATGCAGGCGCGGGGGCTGAAATGCGGCTGTTGATTCTGGCTATGACGGCTTCGCTGCTCGGGATCTACCTGGCCTACCTGTTGTGGCATCGAAGCCCACATCTGGGCGAGCGGATCGCCCAATCCGCTGCAGGTGCAGCGTTGCACCGCTTCTGGTTCGCTGGCTGGGGGTGTGATTGGCTGTACGATCGGTTGGTGGTGCGACCATTCGTATGGGCCGCCCTCGCGAACAAAGACGACGTCATCGACACGATCTACCAGGGTACCGCTGTGGTCAGTCAGCGGTCCCACCGCGTGCTCCGTCTCTCGCAGACCGGACGGGTACGATCATACGCGGCGGTGATCGTGGCCGGCTCAGTGCTCATCGTGGCCATTGTGTTGCTGACATGATCCTCGCTTGGGTGATTGCTATTGTACTTTCCGGCGGGCTTCTGGCATGGTCCCTTGAACGGATGGGTCCCCACTGGCCGCGATGGATCTCAGTGGCCGCCCTCGTGATCGACCTGGTGCTGGCGCTGACCATGTGGTGGATGGGGTATGTTGGCCTTACCAAAATGGAGCATAGCGGAGGGTGGCTGGCAGAGGCGGATTGGGACTGGATCCCACGGTTCGGCATCCGCTTCCACCTGGCGGCAGATGGTCTGAGTCTGCTGCTAGTCCTGCTGACGCTTTTCCTGGGTATCGCGTC belongs to Candidatus Methylomirabilota bacterium and includes:
- a CDS encoding NADH-quinone oxidoreductase subunit F (part of NADH-ubiquinone oxidoreductase complex I; shuttles electrons from NADH, via FMN and iron-sulfur (Fe-S) centers, to quinones in the respiratory chain; NuoF is part of the soluble NADH dehydrogenase fragment, which represents the electron input part of NADH dehydrogenase), which encodes MGNERPLTMNIRPGEPPPDLKGYERAGGYTAVRKALRDMTPKGVTALVKDSNLRGRGGAGFPTGLKWSFVPMGEEAPRPKYFIANADEMEPGTFKDRLLLEGNPHQLIEGMIVGSYAIEAEVAYIFLRWEYREAERLLTKAIAEAYAGGYLGRNILGSDYHLELHVHISAGRYMCGEETGLLNALEGKRATPRYKPPHPVISGLWGKPTVVNNVETLCNIPHIVNNGVEWFKGLSDTRDSGTKLYGVSGRVRRPGVWELPMGTTIGALLEEHAGGMRDGFRFHGLLPGGASTDFLTEAHLNVKMDFESVSKAGSRMGTGTMIILDDRTCPVGFVGNLEAFFAQESCGWCTPCREGLPWTAKILQALEEGSGQAGDLERLALHTKFLGPGLTFCPLAPGAMEPLGSALKYFREDFERHIRERRCPWR
- a CDS encoding NADH-quinone oxidoreductase subunit NuoI — its product is MLSLVKTLWRVCVHALRRRVTVQYPEQKPYLPPRWRGRIVLTRDPDGGERCVACYLCAAACPPDCISLQATEDEHGRRYPQFFRINFSRCIFCGFCEEACPTYAIQLTPDIEMGEYNRRNLVYEKADLLISGPGKYPEYNFYRVAGVAIGGKGKGENENEETPVDVRSLMP
- a CDS encoding NADH-quinone oxidoreductase subunit J, yielding MDVAFYIAASVAIGSTVMVVTALRAVHALLYLIVSLLSVAVIFFMLGAPFIAALEAIVYAGAIMVLFVFAIMLLNLGSAEAAQERQWLNPRMWAGPSILCVVLLGELIYILSRGESHGSSATVVGPKQVSVVLLGPYLIGVELASMLLLAGLIGAYHLGRPSQRERG
- a CDS encoding NADH-quinone oxidoreductase subunit NuoH, translated to MNELMRSGANIVAVLIGALTTAAFLIWLERRLLALWQDRYGPNRVGPFGLLQVPADAIKLFAKEDWVPPFAEKAVFILAPAVIMVAVLLSFAVVPIAPGIGVTDLNIGLLFFLAMSSLGVYSIVLAGWASNNKYALLGGLRASAQMLSYEVFMGLSVMGVVMLAGTFDLRSIVDAQKDLWFCIPQALGLFVFVVAGIAETRRLPFDLPEAESELVAGFHTEYSGMKFGMFFVGEYLGMTLISTMIVTLFFGGWLGPWLPPLVWFLLKTFVFVCFFILLRAALPRPRYDQLMAFAWKVMLPLALLNLIVTGGIVLALSSRT
- a CDS encoding NADH-quinone oxidoreductase subunit C/D (NuoCD; NDH-1 shuttles electrons from NADH, via FMN and iron-sulfur (Fe-S) centers, to quinones in the respiratory chain; subunits NuoCD, E, F, and G constitute the peripheral sector of the complex; in Escherichia coli this gene encodes a fusion protein of NuoC and NuoD that are found separate in other organisms), which encodes MATEGVITDELKTRDAAAVIAVQQTRDEIPTVWVAREAIRSVLRYLKAEVNRPYRMLYDLTAIDERARKTRRGQPKSDFTVVYHLLSFERNQDIRLKVPLQGDSLSCPTVTDIWPSANWYERETWDMFGIRFEGHPHLKRILMPDTWTGHPLRKEHPARATEMDPFRLPEEKEEVEQAALQFRPEEWGLKRRDEDTEFMFLNLGPQHPGTHGVLRIVLQLDGEEIINAVPDIGFHHRGAEKMGERQSWHTFIPYTDRVDYLGGVMNNLAYVLAVERLAGIEVPDRVKVIRIMMAELFRIASHLVWYGTFAQDVGALSPVFYMFNDRERIFDIVEAITGGRMHPSWFRIGGVAQDLPKGWDRLVREFVEYMPRRLTEYDSLVMENRIFKARTQGVGSYTPDEAIDWGVTGPNLRACGFEWDFRKRRPYSGYDQFEFAIPTAKRGDCYGRATVRVEEIRQSLRIVEQCLNAMPPGPYKSAHPLATPPRKERTMYDIETLIAHFLSVSWGPVIPPGEAFVGIEATKGNNGYYLVSDGGTIAYRVRIRTPSFPHLQMIPLISRGMMIPDLLAILGSLDYVLADVDR
- a CDS encoding NADH-quinone oxidoreductase subunit NuoK — encoded protein: MVSIPVEHGLLLAGILFGVGLIGLLVRRNIIFILMSIEIMLNAAGLAFVVAGARWGQADGQVMFIFILTMAAAEVSVGLALVLQMYSRLKTLDVDAASGMRG
- a CDS encoding NADH-quinone oxidoreductase subunit G (Catalyzes the transfer of electrons from NADH to quinone); the protein is MAVIYIDKLPYEVDAGDNLLHACLSLGFDLPYFCWHPALNSVGACRQCAIKQFEDEEDTKGRIVMACMTPAVDGTHISIDDPEAAAFRAGVIEWLMENHPHDCPVCDEGGECHLQDMTVMTGHIYRRCRFKKRTHRNQYLGPFLNHEMNRCIQCYRCVRFYRDYAGGRDLDVFAARNYVYFGRHEDGVLENEFSGNLVEICPTGVFTDKTLKRHYTRKWDLQTAPSICVHCGLGCNTIPGERYGTLRRIRNRYNGEVNGYFLCDRGRYGYECVNSERRIRRPMLRTGRGEEKQPISKDSILPHLVRLLSDRSRVIGIGSPRASIEANFALRTLVGPDQFSVGICERDVRLLSAIVAILQDGPARSPSLRDIELSDAVFVLGEDVTNTAPRLALALRQSVRQAPMKIADALRIPVWHDAAVRTAIQHANGPLFLAATSSTGLDDVTTESYRAAPDDLARLGFAVAHEVSDDAPPVPDLPAELRPVARRIAQALASAARPLVISGIGCGSEPVIQAAANVAWALCGKGRPAGLCFTMPECNSLGLALMGGDSLGRAFEMAQQGRADTVIVLENDLYRRADAVAVDAFLDTVRNIIVIDHLDHATVSKADVTLPAATFAETSGTLLSSEGRAQRFYSVMTPDGEIQESWKWVRDLLTAAGRADGPVWRTLDEIVAACAHTVPAFKRLREAAPSADFRMAGQKIPREPARYSGRTAMHAQVSVHEPKASDDPDSPFAFSMEGYPGEPPSPLIPFFWAPGWNSVQSVNKFQSEVGGPLHGGDPGVRLLEPAGNGTARYFSDPPRAFERRSDAWLVAPFFHIFGTEELSMLAPAVAERAPRPYLALNPTDAVALDAGPGEEVNLVLGEVGYRLPVILNASLPVGLAGLPVGVPGLIGIDLPAWGRIVKAESA
- a CDS encoding NADH-quinone oxidoreductase subunit L — protein: MLQSLWLIPALPYGGFLVLAVAGGRLSRRRAAVVGVGSVGLSALVAFLVAIRFLLLPPPGGAFAQSLWIWMDVGGFASRIGLYLDPLSLVMTLVITFVSVLIHLYSSEFMIDDEGYSRFFAYMNLFVGSMLTLVLADNLLLLYLGWEGVGLCSYLLIGFWYTDPANGRAAQKAFIVTRIGDSAMAIGLFLLFWHLGTLDLQEMMVRASRQWPVGSGLATAAAALLLAGALGKSAQLPLQTWLPDAMAGPTPVSALIHAATMVTAGVYLIARVHPLYTLTPHVQFAVAVIGALTLLVAGCSALVQRDIKRVLAYSTISQIGYMFLALGVGAWSAAMFHFVTHAFFKALLFLAAGAVIQSLHHEHDIFRMGGLRKELPLTFWTFLIGSASLAGFPLVTAGFYSKDWILWESWSSSIGSHWLWAAGWLGALLTSLYIFRVVFVVFFGAPVSRASVKPGLRITIPLVILAILSAGAGFLEVPHSLGGVSLFSSFIESALPRMGTPHAGAGAEMRLLILAMTASLLGIYLAYLLWHRSPHLGERIAQSAAGAALHRFWFAGWGCDWLYDRLVVRPFVWAALANKDDVIDTIYQGTAVVSQRSHRVLRLSQTGRVRSYAAVIVAGSVLIVAIVLLT
- a CDS encoding NADH-quinone oxidoreductase subunit NuoE; translated protein: MLPKEIEQTIEAATRRYPQRRGACIEALQIVQRHHSWVSDDDLKELARLLQMTTDELDGVATFYNLIFRKPVGTHVILLCNSISCWIMGYERLREQVTARLGIAFGETSADGRFTLLPNVCLGACDHAPAMMVDEDLYGDVSPATLDPILHQYGCAGTPGKGDGERTTADHEHQAR